The genomic interval AGTCCGTTCCATTCACAAAAAAACCCGGCCGATTGCAGGGCCGGGTTTTTTATTGCATGAATCTGTCTGAACCTACTTGACGTGCAGGACGGAATTGTATTCTCCGAACGGATTGGGCTCGGCGTTTTCGTTGTAGGGGTCCTGCTGCCACTGGCCGTCCACAACCAGCCGATACCGGTAGGTTCCCTTGTTGAGCGGGAGCTTGAGAATCCACTTGCCGTTTTCGCCGGCCCGCTGCATCGGGGTTTGTTCCGGAATCCAGTCGTTGAAGTCGCCGGCAATCTGGACGGTCTTGGCCCGCGGATACAGGGTCGAGAAGATGACCGTATCGCCTTCCTGACGAACACCGTAGAAGTCGGCGATTTTCTCTTCGAAGGTGCGGGTGTCCCTGGGCTGCGGCGCTGCAGCGGAGACCGCCGCGGGTTCTTCCGCCGCCTTGCGGGGTTCTTTGATGGTAGCCAGCAGTTCTTCGGCGCTGGCGCTGATGGACTGGAGGCGTGCCTCGAGGGTATCAACCAGTTCAGCCTTGTGAACCAATGTATCGGTGCCGATCAGCTCCTCAGCCAGATTGAGAAAATCTTTATACCCCTTGCTGGCCGGGTCGTATTCGCTGATGGGCTGTCCAAGGCTGGCGGCTTCCTTCAGTTTGGTATTGAAGTTGACAACCGTCTGGAACATCCGGTCGCCGAAGTGCTTGCGAAGCTCCGCCAGAATCTCGCGTCCCATTTTGGTGCGAATGTCATACATGCTGGCCAGCACCATCAGGTTGACCTTCTGCCGGCACTGTTCGCAGAGTACCTGAAGGGTTTCCAGCTGTTTGCTGAGGCCGTGCAGAGAAAAGTAGCCCATCTCGACCGGCACAATCACATCGGAAGCCGCCCGCAGGGCATTGAAGGTCAGCAGCCCCACCGACGGAGGACAGTCGATAATCACATAATCGTAATCGGCCCGGACCTCCTCGAGAACGGATTTAAGGCAGTTTTCCCGGTCCATAATGCCGGACATTTGGGATTCAAAGGCTGCCAGGTCTATGCTGGAGGGGGCCAGTTCGAACCGCTCACTGATTTGCCAGAGAATTTCCTTGAGCCGAAGCGGCTCACCGCGTGCTTTGCCGATTAAGACATCATAAATGCTCTGTTCAATCTGCTCTTCGGGGACGGCCAGACCGACCGCACAGTGGGACTGCGGGTCCAAATCCACCAAAAGTGTCCGATATCCTTTGGCAGCCAGGGCACTGGAGAGGTTGATGGCAACTGTTGTCTTCCCGCATCCGCCCTTTTGATTGATGATGGCTACGGTTCTCATAGAAACTCCCTTTTCTAAGTCCCGCAAGGGGTTGCTGTTTTTTGGCGTTCGTATCTTAATTTTCGTCAAACTATGGCGGAATCTTTAGTTTTTTATCGGACAAAAAAAGAAAAAAGCCGTTTTTAATATTAAGAAGGGGGCCTATTTGGAGACATTGGGACTCTGATTCATTCCGTAAGCAGCCGGAAAAAAGTAGATGATTTTGCGGCCGTTTGCCGATAAAATAGGAGGTTTATTCCTGCTGAAAAGGTTTGATTCAGAGGAAAATCAGGAGATTGCAGAGATGACGGAAGAACAAATCATCCAATGGATGTACGAGAAGATTAAACGGGACGGTTTTACAAACGCTACGTCGCTGGCGGAAAGTTTTCTGCAGGAACACCGAATTACGGATGTTCTGGACCCGGCATTTTCCCTGACATTGGATGTCGGGTTTAAGGTAGCCCAAGAAATCAAAGACCGGCAAATGGCCTCATTTGCCAGCTAAGGCGGCTAAACATTTCTCTATTTTAACAGAAGGTTCCAACGGAGGTTTTCTGTTGTTTACGGAATCAGGGCATTGTATATCGGTTGTACCCACTTTTCGTTAACCACATCGTAGAGGATAAAATCGGAATCGAATTGCCAATAGGCCCAGCTGAATCCGCATTTTTCGGCGGTGCGGGCGACAAAGGAGATATAACGGACGCGTGAGTCCATATCGGCCTTGTCATACGCTCCGAACTCGCCGAGGAAAATGGGGCGATTGTTCTTCTGGGCCCATTCCTTGACTTTTCGGAAATCCTCCACAACGGCTTCCTCATCGGCGGCACTTCGCGGCCAGATGATGCCGGTTTTGTCGGCGTAGGCGGGTGTCCAGCGTGCCCCCTGATGGGTAAACTCCATCGGCTTGTAGTAGTGAACGGTGACAATCAGTTTGCGGTCATCCTCCGGCAGCTGCAACGATGGGAGGGCATCGACGGAGTTGTAGTGTGCCGGACCGATGATAACGCCCCGTGTCGGATGGGATTTTCGGATGACGGCCAGGGCCTCACGAAAGTATTCATTCCAGAGCTCCTCCGTCAGCTGCCGGTTGGGCTCATTGAGAATCTCAAAGAGCACGGTCGGCGGGGCGGTCGCAAACTCGGCGGATATCTGCTCCCAAAAGGCCAGAAATTTGGCCCTGTGTGCAGCCGGGTCGGAACCCATTGCATTGTATTCGTGCAGATCAAGGATGGCCACCAGACCGGCGTCCAGGGACTTCTCCACTGCCCAGCGAAGGGTCCCAAGCCACTGCGGGTCCAGCGAATACGGCGGCTCGTCCCGCATAAACCGGAACGGGTGAAGATTGATGCGGACGCTCGAAAAGCCGGCCTCTTTGAGCATCTTGAAATACGGCTCTTTGAAGCGGGCCTGCTGGGGCGAACGCCAAATCGGGTCATAGCCGATAATGTTGACGCCGCGTCCGATTTTCTGATTGAGTGTAAAAATGTCCATTTCTTCTGAAGCCGCCTGAAGAACACCCGCCAGCGGGATAAGAGCCGAGAAAAACAGCATAAGTTTCTGCATAAATTATCCTTTTTTGAGCCGCAAATATTTACAATTTCATTTTCATAATACCTCCCTTTCGGCGCAAAGTCAAAATTAACTCCTTTTGTCTGCGAACTCCCGCTCGATTTCTTCCAGCGACTTGCCTTTGGTTTCCGGCAGGAATCGGAGGATGACAAAAAACCCGAAAAGACAGATGGCCCCGTACAGCCAGAATGTACCGTGAGGCCCCAGCGAGCGGTTCAGATAGGGAAAGGCCAGAGTCAGCAGGGTGCAGGCAATCCAGAGGGAAAGAACGGCGACGGCCATAGCCGCCCCGCGGATGCGGTTGGGGAAAATCTCGGAGATAATCACCCAGGTAATCGGGGCCAGGGACATCGCATAAAAGGCGATGGCCGCCAGGACCAGCAGGAGCATAAAGACGCCGCGGACCTGCAGAAAATAGCCCGTGCCGAGAACGGCGTAAATGCCGGCCAGACCGCCGGCGCCCAGGAGCATCAGGGCCTTGCGTCCGAGGCGGTCCACCGTATAAATCGCCGCAAAGGTAAAGAGCAGATTGACCGTGCCGGTGATGACAATGTTGAACAGGATATCGCCGACGGAATAGCCCGCCGCGGCGAAGATTTCCTGTGCGTAGTTAAAAATGGAATTGATGCCGCACCACTGCTGGAAGACCGCCAGAAAGACCCCCAGTGCGATGATTTTCAGCAAACCCGGCTCCAGCAGGTCGCGGAATCGGACGGAGGCGATTTCCTCCTGGGCAAGCGTGGCCTGAATGCTGTCGGCCTCCTGACAGGCGTATTCCCACCCGCCGATTTTTTCCAGAACGGTTCGGGCCTGATTGAGTTTGCCGTATTTGACCAGCCAGCGCGGGCTTTCCGGCAGCAGGAACATCAGGACAAAAAAACCGAAGGCGGGCAGGGTCTCTGCTCCGAACATCCACCGCCAGCCGACCCGGCCGTGCCAGCCCGCCAGAATATCCGCAGAAGAGGCCTCCGGCGATAAGGGATGCGAGCGGGCCAGCATCCAGTTGACCC from Anaerohalosphaeraceae bacterium carries:
- a CDS encoding glycoside hydrolase family 5 protein, with protein sequence MQKLMLFFSALIPLAGVLQAASEEMDIFTLNQKIGRGVNIIGYDPIWRSPQQARFKEPYFKMLKEAGFSSVRINLHPFRFMRDEPPYSLDPQWLGTLRWAVEKSLDAGLVAILDLHEYNAMGSDPAAHRAKFLAFWEQISAEFATAPPTVLFEILNEPNRQLTEELWNEYFREALAVIRKSHPTRGVIIGPAHYNSVDALPSLQLPEDDRKLIVTVHYYKPMEFTHQGARWTPAYADKTGIIWPRSAADEEAVVEDFRKVKEWAQKNNRPIFLGEFGAYDKADMDSRVRYISFVARTAEKCGFSWAYWQFDSDFILYDVVNEKWVQPIYNALIP
- a CDS encoding AAA family ATPase, with the translated sequence MRTVAIINQKGGCGKTTVAINLSSALAAKGYRTLLVDLDPQSHCAVGLAVPEEQIEQSIYDVLIGKARGEPLRLKEILWQISERFELAPSSIDLAAFESQMSGIMDRENCLKSVLEEVRADYDYVIIDCPPSVGLLTFNALRAASDVIVPVEMGYFSLHGLSKQLETLQVLCEQCRQKVNLMVLASMYDIRTKMGREILAELRKHFGDRMFQTVVNFNTKLKEAASLGQPISEYDPASKGYKDFLNLAEELIGTDTLVHKAELVDTLEARLQSISASAEELLATIKEPRKAAEEPAAVSAAAPQPRDTRTFEEKIADFYGVRQEGDTVIFSTLYPRAKTVQIAGDFNDWIPEQTPMQRAGENGKWILKLPLNKGTYRYRLVVDGQWQQDPYNENAEPNPFGEYNSVLHVK
- a CDS encoding sugar porter family MFS transporter, with amino-acid sequence MTHKESNLDAGAVEYNRAFLWRVCLVAAMGGLLFGYDWVVVGGAKPFYEPYFQITDDTPFLRGWAQSSALVGCIFGAVLSGVLSDRFGRKRLLIGAGFLFTVSALWTAFSQTLTDYSLARILGGLGIGLASNLSPMYIAEMSPAPIRGRLVSINQLTIVIGVLAAQWVNWMLARSHPLSPEASSADILAGWHGRVGWRWMFGAETLPAFGFFVLMFLLPESPRWLVKYGKLNQARTVLEKIGGWEYACQEADSIQATLAQEEIASVRFRDLLEPGLLKIIALGVFLAVFQQWCGINSIFNYAQEIFAAAGYSVGDILFNIVITGTVNLLFTFAAIYTVDRLGRKALMLLGAGGLAGIYAVLGTGYFLQVRGVFMLLLVLAAIAFYAMSLAPITWVIISEIFPNRIRGAAMAVAVLSLWIACTLLTLAFPYLNRSLGPHGTFWLYGAICLFGFFVILRFLPETKGKSLEEIEREFADKRS